In a single window of the Vibrio celticus genome:
- the atpB gene encoding F0F1 ATP synthase subunit A: protein MDQVTTAHEYIEHHLTFLTTGDGFWAFNIDSMLVSWITGLLFIGAFRYVATRGTSGVPGRFQCFIELVFDFVNNLVKEIFQAEDKLIGPLALTTFVWVLLMNAVDLLPIDLIPGLTRAVGLEHFRDLPTADVNIPMSMALGVFILLLTYTFKNKGLKGFIKELTTQPFDNPLLYPINLVLELITLISKPISLGLRLFGNMYAGEMIFILIALMPWWMQWALSVPWALFHILIVFLQAFIFMVLTVVYLGMATEEHH, encoded by the coding sequence ATGGATCAAGTAACTACCGCTCACGAGTACATAGAGCATCACTTAACCTTCTTAACTACAGGTGATGGTTTCTGGGCGTTTAACATTGACTCGATGTTGGTATCTTGGATTACAGGTTTACTTTTCATCGGTGCATTTCGCTATGTTGCCACTCGTGGCACTAGCGGCGTTCCAGGTCGTTTTCAATGTTTTATCGAGCTTGTCTTTGACTTTGTGAATAATCTCGTCAAAGAAATTTTTCAAGCGGAAGATAAATTAATAGGGCCACTGGCATTAACCACTTTTGTTTGGGTGTTGTTAATGAATGCAGTCGACCTATTACCCATTGATTTAATCCCGGGGTTAACTCGAGCTGTGGGTCTAGAGCACTTTAGAGACCTACCAACAGCAGACGTAAATATACCAATGTCGATGGCACTCGGTGTGTTTATTCTACTGTTAACCTATACATTTAAAAATAAAGGTTTGAAAGGCTTTATCAAAGAGCTAACTACTCAGCCATTTGATAACCCTCTTTTATATCCTATTAACTTAGTTCTTGAATTAATAACATTAATTTCAAAGCCAATATCACTAGGCTTACGATTATTCGGAAATATGTATGCAGGCGAGATGATATTCATCCTTATTGCACTAATGCCTTGGTGGATGCAGTGGGCACTGAGTGTACCTTGGGCCTTATTCCACATATTAATCGTATTCTTACAAGCATTTATATTTATGGTACTGACCGTTGTTTATTTAGGAATGGCAACAGAAGAACACCA